The Canis lupus familiaris isolate Mischka breed German Shepherd chromosome 5, alternate assembly UU_Cfam_GSD_1.0, whole genome shotgun sequence region GCGCGGCGGCGGCCGGAGCCGGtgagcggggcgcggggggaggaCCGCCGGCGGGAGCGCGCGCCCCTCCAGAAACTTTCCTCTAGCCCAGGGCCGCCCCCCCCACCCGGGAGGCGCGGGGGTCCCCCGCTCGCCAGCGCGCTGTTGCGGCCCCGAAACTTCTGCGCGCAGCCCAAAGTAACCCCGCGCGAAGTGACGGACTGTTCTATGACTGCAAAGATGGAAACGACCTTCTACGACGATGCCCTCAACGCCTCGTTCCTGCAGTCCGAGAGCGGCGCCTACGGCTACAGTAACCCCAAGATCCTGAAGCAGAGCATGACCCTGAACCTGGCCGACCCGGTGGGCAGCCTGAAGCCGCACCTCCGGGCCAAGAACTCGGACCTGCTCACCTCGCCCGACGTGGGGCTGCTCAAGCTGGCCTCGCCCGAGCTGGAGCGCCTGATCATCCAGTCCAGCAACGGGCACATCACCACCACGCCGACCCCCACGCAGTTCCTGTGCCCCAAGAACGTGACGGACGAGCAGGAGGGCTTCGCCGAGGGCTTCGTGCGCGCCCTGGCCGAGCTGCACAGCCAGAACACGCTGCCCAGCGTCACGTCGGCGGCGCAGCCGGTCAGCGGCGCGGGCATGGTGGCCCCGGCGGTGGCCtccgcggcgggcggcggcggcggcggcggcggcttcaGCGCGGGCCTGCACAGCGAGCCGCCGGTCTACGCCAACCTCAGCAACTTCAACCCGGGCGCGCTGAGCAGCGGCGGCGGGGCGCCCTCCTACGGCGCGGCCGGCCTGGCCTTTCCCGcgcagccccagcagcagcagcagccgcagcagccgcagcagccCCCGCAAGCGCCGCACCACCTGCCCCAGCAGCTCCCCGTGCAGCACCCGCGCCTGCAGGCCCTGAAGGAGGAGCCGCAGACGGTGCCCGAGATGCCCGGGGAGACGCCGCCCCTGTCCCCCATCGACATGGAGTCGCAAGAGAGGATCAAGGCCGAGAGGAAGCGCATGAGGAACCGCATAGCTGCCTCCAAGTGCCGGAAAAGGAAGCTGGAGAGGATCGCCCGGCTGGAGGAAAAAGTGAAAACCTTGAAAGCGCAGAACTCGGAGCTGGCGTCCACGGCCAACATGCTCAGGGAACAGGTGGCACAGCTTAAACAGAAAGTCATGAATCACGTTAACAGTGGGTGCCAGCTCATGCTAACGCAGCAGTTGCAAACGTTTTGAGGACAGACTGTCGGGGGCTTGAGGGGCAAccgagagagaggagagagagagagagagagaggagaaaaaaaaaaaccacacacacacacagagagcgagagcgagagaacTTGAGAACTTGACAAGTTgcaagagagagcgagagagacaagAAGTGTCCAAGGACTAAAGCCAAGGGTATCCAAGTTGGACTGGGCGGCGTCCTGACGGCGCCCCCAGTGTGCACGAGTGGGAAGGACTTGGCGCGCCCTCCCCTGGCACGGGGCCAGGGAGCGGCTGCCCGCGGGCTGCCCCGCTTTGCGGACGGGCTGTCCCCGCGCGAACAGAACGTTAGACTTTTCTTTAACATTGACCAAGAACTGCATGGACCTAACATTCGATCTCATTCAGTattaaaggggtgggggggggggagggagggggaagggttCCAAACTGCAATAGCGACTGTAGATTGCTTCTGTAGTACTCCTTAAGAA contains the following coding sequences:
- the JUN gene encoding transcription factor AP-1, with translation MTAKMETTFYDDALNASFLQSESGAYGYSNPKILKQSMTLNLADPVGSLKPHLRAKNSDLLTSPDVGLLKLASPELERLIIQSSNGHITTTPTPTQFLCPKNVTDEQEGFAEGFVRALAELHSQNTLPSVTSAAQPVSGAGMVAPAVASAAGGGGGGGGFSAGLHSEPPVYANLSNFNPGALSSGGGAPSYGAAGLAFPAQPQQQQQPQQPQQPPQAPHHLPQQLPVQHPRLQALKEEPQTVPEMPGETPPLSPIDMESQERIKAERKRMRNRIAASKCRKRKLERIARLEEKVKTLKAQNSELASTANMLREQVAQLKQKVMNHVNSGCQLMLTQQLQTF